Proteins found in one Micromonospora sp. WMMD1082 genomic segment:
- a CDS encoding carbon starvation CstA family protein, giving the protein MVVQEQQPPVSVPDDRPPRWTPPRIAVWAGIALLGGVAWSILALGRGETVNAIWFVFAALCSYAIAYRFYARFIVTRVLRADDTRATPAERLENGLDFHRTDRRVTYGHHFAAIAGAGPLVGPVLAAQMGYLPGTIWIIVGVVVAGAVQDLMILFFSLRRNGRSLGQMARQDIGPVGGVAALVAVLAIMIMILAVLALVVVNALAESPWGVFSIAMTIPIAFFMGVYLRYLRPGRIVEVSLLGCGLLILAIVSGGWIAASSLAPIFTLDKVTLVWCLIGYGFAASVLPVWMLLAPRDYLSTFMKVGTIGLLAIGILVAAPNTTMPAFTDFAFNGEGPVFAGALFPFVFIIIACGALSGFHALIASGTTPKMIEKERQVRLVGYGGMLTESFVAIMALVAACTIDQGLYFAMNSSAGATGGTAAGAAEFVNNLGLAGVSITAEDLTAAAAAVEEESLVSRTGGAPTLAIGISEILSTIFGGAGAKAFWYHFAIMFEALFILTTVDAGTRVGRFMLQDTIGNVIPRFKDTSWKVGSIVASAIIVAAWGSILLMGVTDPLGGINTLFPLFGISNQLLAAVALAVCVTILCKTGRVRYAWVPGIPLVWDAVVTLTASWQKIFSDDPRIGYWAQHIQYKDAIAAGQTQLGPAANLDQMEAVVRNTFVQGALSILFAVLILVILADAIRVCVSHLRSGRTSDTEHPHEPSKVFAPAGLFATAEEKRIQQLWAQHRPESPEEPAVLAGRE; this is encoded by the coding sequence ATGGTTGTGCAGGAGCAGCAACCTCCGGTGAGCGTCCCGGACGACCGCCCGCCGAGGTGGACGCCGCCACGGATCGCCGTCTGGGCCGGCATCGCGCTGCTCGGCGGCGTCGCCTGGTCGATCCTGGCACTGGGGCGTGGCGAGACGGTCAACGCCATCTGGTTCGTCTTCGCGGCCCTGTGCTCGTACGCGATCGCGTACCGGTTCTACGCCCGGTTCATCGTCACCCGGGTGCTCCGGGCCGACGACACCCGGGCCACCCCGGCCGAGCGGCTGGAGAACGGGCTCGACTTCCACCGCACCGACCGGCGGGTCACCTACGGTCACCACTTCGCCGCGATCGCCGGGGCGGGGCCGCTGGTCGGCCCGGTACTGGCCGCGCAGATGGGCTACCTCCCGGGGACCATCTGGATCATCGTCGGTGTGGTCGTCGCCGGCGCCGTGCAGGACCTGATGATCCTGTTCTTCTCGTTGCGGCGCAACGGGCGTTCCCTGGGGCAGATGGCCCGGCAGGACATCGGCCCGGTGGGCGGGGTCGCGGCGCTCGTCGCGGTGCTGGCAATCATGATCATGATTCTGGCGGTGCTCGCGCTGGTCGTGGTCAACGCGCTGGCCGAGTCGCCGTGGGGCGTGTTCTCCATCGCCATGACCATCCCCATCGCGTTCTTCATGGGCGTCTACCTGCGCTACCTGCGCCCCGGCCGGATCGTCGAGGTGAGCCTCCTCGGGTGCGGCCTGCTCATCCTGGCCATCGTGTCCGGTGGCTGGATCGCCGCCTCGTCCCTGGCCCCGATCTTCACCCTCGACAAGGTGACGCTGGTCTGGTGCCTGATCGGCTACGGGTTCGCCGCATCCGTGCTGCCCGTCTGGATGCTGCTGGCGCCGCGCGACTACCTGTCGACCTTCATGAAGGTCGGGACCATCGGCCTGCTGGCCATCGGCATCCTGGTGGCGGCGCCGAACACGACCATGCCGGCATTCACCGACTTCGCGTTCAACGGAGAGGGCCCCGTCTTCGCCGGCGCACTGTTCCCGTTCGTCTTCATCATCATCGCCTGCGGTGCGCTCTCCGGCTTCCACGCGCTGATCGCCTCCGGCACCACGCCGAAGATGATCGAGAAGGAGCGTCAGGTCCGCCTCGTGGGCTACGGCGGCATGCTGACCGAGTCGTTCGTCGCCATCATGGCCCTGGTCGCGGCGTGCACGATCGACCAGGGGCTGTACTTCGCGATGAACTCGTCCGCCGGCGCCACCGGCGGCACCGCGGCCGGCGCCGCGGAGTTCGTGAACAACCTCGGTCTGGCCGGCGTCTCGATCACCGCCGAGGACCTGACCGCCGCGGCGGCCGCCGTGGAGGAGGAGTCGCTCGTCTCGCGTACCGGCGGGGCACCCACCCTCGCCATCGGCATCTCCGAGATCCTCAGCACGATCTTCGGCGGGGCCGGTGCCAAGGCGTTCTGGTACCACTTCGCCATCATGTTCGAGGCCCTGTTCATCCTCACCACGGTCGACGCCGGCACCCGCGTCGGGCGGTTCATGTTGCAGGACACCATCGGCAACGTGATTCCGCGGTTCAAGGACACGTCCTGGAAGGTCGGCTCGATCGTCGCCAGCGCCATCATCGTCGCGGCGTGGGGATCGATCCTGCTCATGGGCGTCACCGACCCGCTGGGCGGCATCAACACGCTGTTCCCGCTCTTCGGCATCTCCAACCAGCTCCTGGCCGCGGTCGCGCTGGCCGTGTGCGTCACCATCCTGTGCAAGACCGGACGCGTCCGGTACGCGTGGGTGCCCGGCATCCCGCTGGTGTGGGATGCCGTCGTCACGCTTACCGCGAGCTGGCAGAAGATCTTCAGCGACGATCCGAGGATCGGCTACTGGGCGCAACACATCCAGTACAAGGACGCGATCGCGGCGGGTCAGACCCAGCTCGGGCCGGCCGCGAACCTCGACCAGATGGAGGCGGTGGTGCGCAACACCTTCGTCCAGGGGGCGCTGTCGATCCTCTTCGCCGTGCTCATCCTCGTCATCCTGGCCGACGCCATCCGGGTCTGTGTGTCCCATCTGCGCAGTGGGCGGACCAGCGACACGGAACATCCGCACGAACCGTCCAAGGTCTTCGCGCCGGCCGGACTGTTCGCCACGGCCGAGGAGAAGCGGATCCAGCAGCTGTGGGCGCAGCACCGCCCCGAGTCGCCGGAGGAGCCAGCGGTCCTGGCTGGTCGCGAGTGA
- a CDS encoding AAA family ATPase, whose protein sequence is MDATEDPPAVGPVNPFSPTAVARVSEGGAPSTTVTTAAIRDALAHVDHYLRSGDGGTVAVVGDYGTGKTHLAAELLAHTRGATGGTVTAIYLDAPADTFLSLSRQFLGRLSRDTVRALLDEYRAEPSPGVAAPGDTPDGPPDAGRLRERLRAELAQVTTDPSVGTVLAMLLDPATEAASWDWLMGYPPGPGLEAAGVPARTDVESDAVTMMGALALLCAHRRERFVLVLDELDKILSAAGDPGDDTMARFSRMIEIFATAGALLVIAGLPDMLHLLSPDVRQRIGPVVRMSALNAQDVRDFIRRSQLHTFGHARLAPFTVETTEYLTNLTDGVPRRLIRLCYHLYQRAAQADTPVTHLMVREAVRVQFDLASRQDVAADVRRVLTQDGWSYQRDHLVGSLRDLPVDFWVPLEEHGAGCCVLLSESVLKSEEVDALNRRVVAIRAAVPDSEVILVVVGHLPAEFAADLAETFSVEPIVYDPQSFPEDLSGSIRASLRRLEQALGADALTSVRTRVERIQRQQTNAQRSIERLSYQLDEIRDDLRHDLRGPGRRDHPPAARPTVGAALPGPVARLFVEAIEALDQLTGFDRHLRDAFAPPGTEIRRAVEDAAPLRSGLRSRDVQRALGTSMVLRRLIEAFRDGVEGWYAGHRRVPRPGDLGRLDRLCETYDGIAEYLPLFQLDVLGDLAVPGDGGPIEPPERSRSWSEARSVFDGLSDRVRRLVVNA, encoded by the coding sequence ATGGACGCAACCGAAGATCCACCGGCGGTCGGTCCGGTCAACCCGTTCTCCCCGACGGCGGTCGCCAGGGTGTCCGAGGGCGGGGCGCCGTCGACCACGGTCACCACCGCCGCCATTCGCGACGCGCTCGCCCACGTGGACCACTACCTGCGCAGCGGCGACGGCGGCACGGTCGCGGTGGTGGGTGACTACGGCACCGGCAAGACACATCTGGCCGCGGAGCTGCTGGCCCACACCCGTGGGGCCACCGGCGGGACGGTCACCGCGATCTACCTCGACGCGCCCGCCGACACGTTCCTGTCACTGAGTCGCCAGTTCCTCGGTCGGCTGTCCCGCGACACGGTGCGCGCCCTGCTTGACGAATACCGGGCGGAGCCATCACCTGGCGTGGCCGCGCCGGGCGACACCCCGGACGGGCCACCAGACGCCGGGCGGCTCCGCGAACGGTTACGGGCGGAGCTGGCCCAGGTCACCACCGATCCGTCCGTCGGCACGGTGCTGGCCATGCTGCTCGATCCCGCCACCGAGGCGGCGTCGTGGGACTGGCTGATGGGTTACCCGCCCGGGCCGGGCCTGGAGGCGGCCGGCGTCCCCGCCCGGACCGATGTGGAGTCCGACGCGGTGACGATGATGGGGGCTCTGGCCCTGCTGTGCGCGCACCGCCGCGAACGCTTCGTGCTGGTGCTCGACGAACTGGACAAGATCCTCTCGGCGGCCGGCGATCCGGGCGACGACACGATGGCCCGGTTCTCTCGGATGATCGAGATCTTCGCGACGGCCGGCGCCCTCCTGGTGATTGCCGGGCTGCCCGACATGTTGCACCTGCTCAGCCCGGATGTGCGGCAGCGGATCGGGCCGGTCGTGCGAATGTCCGCGCTGAACGCGCAGGACGTGCGGGACTTCATCCGGCGCAGCCAGCTCCACACGTTCGGTCACGCGCGGCTGGCACCGTTCACGGTGGAGACCACCGAGTACCTCACCAACCTGACCGACGGGGTGCCCCGCCGGTTGATCCGGCTGTGCTACCACCTCTACCAGCGGGCGGCGCAGGCCGACACACCGGTCACCCACCTCATGGTCCGTGAGGCGGTACGGGTCCAGTTCGACCTGGCCAGCAGGCAGGATGTCGCCGCCGACGTGCGGCGAGTGCTCACCCAGGACGGCTGGTCGTACCAACGCGACCATCTGGTGGGTTCGCTACGGGACCTGCCGGTCGACTTCTGGGTGCCGCTGGAGGAACACGGCGCCGGCTGTTGCGTGCTGCTGTCCGAATCGGTGCTCAAGTCCGAGGAGGTCGACGCGCTCAACCGGCGGGTGGTGGCGATCCGGGCGGCGGTGCCGGACAGCGAGGTCATCCTGGTCGTCGTCGGGCACCTGCCGGCGGAGTTCGCCGCCGACCTCGCCGAGACGTTCAGTGTGGAGCCGATCGTCTACGACCCGCAGTCCTTTCCCGAGGATCTGTCGGGCAGCATCAGGGCCTCCCTACGCCGGCTTGAACAGGCGCTCGGCGCGGACGCGCTGACCTCGGTCCGCACGCGGGTGGAGCGCATCCAGCGCCAGCAGACCAACGCCCAACGCTCCATCGAACGGCTGTCGTACCAGCTGGACGAGATTCGGGACGACCTTCGCCACGATCTCCGGGGCCCGGGGCGGCGGGACCATCCACCGGCGGCACGGCCGACGGTGGGTGCGGCGTTGCCGGGGCCGGTCGCCCGGCTCTTCGTCGAGGCCATCGAGGCCCTCGACCAGCTCACCGGCTTCGACCGCCACCTGCGCGACGCGTTCGCGCCGCCCGGCACCGAGATCCGACGAGCGGTCGAGGACGCCGCGCCGCTGCGCTCGGGGTTGCGCTCACGGGACGTGCAGCGGGCACTGGGCACGTCGATGGTGCTACGACGGCTGATCGAGGCGTTCCGCGACGGCGTCGAGGGCTGGTACGCGGGCCACCGCCGCGTACCTCGTCCGGGGGACCTGGGCCGGTTGGACCGGCTCTGTGAGACCTACGACGGCATCGCCGAGTACCTGCCGCTGTTCCAACTGGACGTGCTGGGTGACCTGGCCGTGCCCGGTGACGGCGGCCCGATCGAGCCGCCGGAGCGCTCCCGCAGTTGGTCGGAGGCGCGATCGGTGTTCGACGGGCTGAGCGATCGGGTGCGGCGGCTGGTGGTGAACGCCTGA
- a CDS encoding YbdD/YjiX family protein, with product MSWPRARGRARSAWSALARTGRFALWYVREVVGENDYERYVSHLRRHHPQTRPVPRAVFERDKTQRLESRPNSRCC from the coding sequence GTGAGCTGGCCGCGGGCCCGGGGCCGGGCCAGGTCCGCCTGGTCGGCCCTGGCCCGCACCGGCCGGTTCGCCCTGTGGTACGTCAGGGAGGTCGTCGGCGAGAACGACTACGAGCGCTATGTCAGTCATCTGCGGCGCCATCACCCGCAGACCCGACCCGTCCCCCGGGCGGTGTTCGAACGCGACAAGACACAGCGGCTCGAAAGCCGTCCGAACAGCCGCTGCTGCTGA